One genomic segment of Scyliorhinus canicula chromosome 10, sScyCan1.1, whole genome shotgun sequence includes these proteins:
- the LOC119972344 gene encoding cyclin-dependent kinase 5 activator 1-like, which translates to MGTVLSLSPGSRRSSIFEDGTDSKSLSHYHAIQNAKSNGQKDKSLKRHSMFIPALTWKRLVASTKKKNSRKSNPSNYQHQNDVVHLNSENVKKSLSCANLSSYELQVPPDPLGTKQGGVSSIKKTSSHNSGTGSPKRVIVQASTSELLKCLGEFLCRRCFRLKHLSPTDPVLWLRSVDRSLLLQGWQDQAFVTPANVVFVYLLCRDVIDGDQVATEHDLQATLLTCLYLSYSYMGNEISYPLKPFLVESAKDAFWDRCLLIIDTMSTKMLQINADPHYFTQVFADLKNEGSRDDFSRISLTLDR; encoded by the coding sequence ATGGGTACGGTCTTGTCTCTGTCTCCCGGCTCGCGGAGATCCAGCATATTCGAGGATGGCACCGACTCCAAGTCTTTGAGCCACTACCACGCTATCCAAAATGCCAAGAGTAACGGGCAGAAGGACAAGAGCCTGAAGCGCCACTCCATGTTCATCCCAGCCTTGACCTGGAAGCGGCTGGTCGCCTCAACCAAGAAGAAAAACTCCAGGAAGTCCAACCCCAGCAACTATCAGCACCAGAACGACGTGGTGCACCTCAACAGCGAAAATGTCAAGAAGTCTCTCTCCTGTGCCAACCTTTCCAGCTATGAACTCCAGGTGCCCCCTGACCCCCTCGGCACCAAACAAGGGGGCGTCTCGTCCATCAAGAAGACCTCGTCCCACAACAGCGGGACGGGGTCTCCCAAACGTGTCATCGTCCAGGCGTCCACCAGCGAGTTGCTAAAGTGCCTGGGCGAATTCCTTTGCCGGCGCTGTTTCAGACTGAAGCACTTGTCCCCCACTGACCCCGTCCTGTGGCTGCGCAGCGTGGACCGCTCCTTGCTGCTTCAAGGTTGGCAGGACCAGGCGTTCGTCACCCCGGCCAACGTGGTCTTCGTCTACTTGCTGTGTCGAGATGTCATCGACGGGGATCAAGTGGCCACCGAGCATGACTTGCAGGCCACCCTCTTGACCTGCCTGTACCTGTCCTACTCCTACATGGGCAATGAGATCTCCTACCCGCTCAAGCCCTTCCTGGTGGAGAGCGCCAAGGATGCTTTCTGGGACCGCTGCCTCCTCATCATTGACACCATGAGCACCAAGATGTTGCAGATTAATGCCGACCCTCATTACTTCACCCAGGTCTTTGCTGATCTGAAAAACGAAGGCAGCCGAGATGACTTTAGCAGGATTTCCCTGACTTTGGATCGGTGA